A stretch of DNA from Bradyrhizobium septentrionale:
CGCGGATGTTGGGCGTGAGCAATGGCGTCGTGCATGGATACGTGCGTCGCGCGCGCCTTGCGGGGCTGACCTGGCCGCTGCCAGACGGCCTGGACGACGAGGGCCTGGAGCTGTTGCTGTTCCCGGCGCCGACGGCAGCCTCGCAAAGCGACAGGCGCCCGTCACCGGATTGGGCTTATGTCGAGAAGGAGCTACGCCGCCGCAGCGTGACGCGCCTGCTATTGTGGGAAGAGTATCGCGCCGCCAATCCGGACGGCTTTGGCTATACCTGGTTTTGCACGACCTTCGAGGCCTGGAAGCAGCGGGCGCAGCCGAGCATGCGCCAGACCCACTTGGGTGGCGAGAAGGTGTTCGTCGATTTCGCCGGTGACACCATCGATATTTTCGATCCCATCACCGGCGAAGTGCACGCCATGAAGCTGTTTGTCGCGGCGATGGGGGCCTCGAACTACACCTACTACCCAGAATCAGAGCTGAGTGATACGGCGGCCTTTGAAACGGCGTTGACGGACCTTTTTCTTGGTCCAGACGAAGGGCTCGGCTCTGTCGTTGTATGCGTTGACGTAGGCATCGATGTGCTCCTGAAGCTGCGTGAGGCTTGTGAAGGAGGTGCCGCTGAGCGACTGCCCCTGCAAGATCGAAAACCATACCTCGACCTGATTGAGCCAAGACGCACTTGTCGGCGTGAAATGAAATTGCACGTTGGGGTGGGCCTTGAGCCAATGCTCGTTCTTCTTGTGGGTGTTGAGGTTGTCGAGGATGACGTGAAGCTTCCGGTTCGGAAAAGCCGCGGTGACGCTGTTCATGAAGTCGAGAAACTCGACGCGGCGTCGGCGTTTTGAATGCGCCGCGATGATCTTTCCGGTGGCGACTTCGAGCGCCGCAAACAATGTTGTGACGCTGGCAATCCTGCGTGATTGGAAGCAGCCGGCCTGCCTTGTCGGAATAGAAGCCTGTGGCAGCGCTCACTATTGGGCACGCGAGATTGCAACTCTCGGCCATGAAGTGCGGCTGATCCCACCAGCTTACGTCAAGCCGTTTGTGAAGCGTGGAAAAACGGATGCGGCGGATGCCGAGGCCATCAGCGAAGCCGTGACTCGCAAGACCATGCGCTTCGTTCCGATCAAAACGGCCGAGCAACAAGCCGGAACGATGGTCCTGAAGAGTCGCGCACTTCTGGTGAAACAGCAAACGCAGACGATCAACGCCCTGCGCTCGCATCTGGCTGAGTTGGGCATCATTGCCGCCGCCGGCCGGACAAAGGTCGAGGCGTTGGTTGCAATCGTACGGGATGTAGCAGATATCCGCTTGCCTGCGGCAGCGCGCTTCGCGCTGACGGCAGTTGCCGATCAGATCGAGGCTCAGGCGGACCAGATTGACAAGCTCGAGCGAGCCATTGTTGCTGCGGCAAGGACCGACAAGGACATGCGCCGACTGACTACCATCCCCGGCATTGGAGCCATTACAGCGGCGACCATCAAGGCGCTGGTGCCAGATCCCGGCGGCTTCAAATCCGCTCGTCACTTTGCTGCCTGGCTGGGACTGACGCCGCGACAGCATTCGAGTGGGGGCAAGGAGCGGATGGGGCGAATCTCGAAGATGGGAAACCCCGAACTTCGGAGCCTCCTCGTTCTTGGGGCGACATCCGTCCTGCGAATTGCCCGGAAGGCTGATCGGGCGCCGCCATGGTTGAAGTCGCTGCTCGCCAGACGTCCGTACAAGGTGGCAGCGGTCGCACTGGCCAACAAGACAGCGCGAATTGCCTGGGCGCTCTTGAACAGGGGTGGGATTTATCGGCATCCGGAGACGCTAGCGACGACTACGCCTGCCGCTTGATGAATACAGCAGTTGTCAAAGAGATCTGACCGGCGCGGGCCGGCAGAGGGCAAGGAGAAATAACAGGCGATGAACCCACGGGACGAAATCCCGACACGAGTGAGGCTGGCGCGACAATGCGCTTCAAGCGCGTCTGATTGATTTAGCCCCTTGTGTCGCGGACTTCATCGAGGCCAGCGGTCATGCGCCGCGCTTTACAGGCCGTATACATGACCGCACCGCTCCCATGTGTGAAGTCGACTGAGAAAGCTCTTGCGCCCGCGGGCCGTTCCATACATGTCGCGCTATAAGCCTCGTCGTGGAAGCGATGACGCGAGCACAGGGCCTGTTCCCGTGGGTGATCTGTGGCGCCGACTTCGATAACGGCAGCGCGTTCATGAACGACGTCGTCGTTCCATGGTGCCGAGCACAGAAGATCGAGGTAACGCGGTCACGTGCCTACAAAAAGAACGATCAGGCTTTCGTGGAGCAGAAGAACGGTGCGGTGGTCCGGCGGCTCGTCGGATACGGGCGCTTCGACGGGGTCGAGACGGCCCGCGTGATGGCACGTCTCTACGCGGCGGCGCGCCTGCTGGTGAACTTCTTCCAGCCGTCATTCAAGCTCAAAGAGAAGCGCCGCGAGGGTGCCAAGATCATCAAACGCTATCATCCGCCTGCCACACCATACGAACGTGCACTGGGGCACCCGAAACTCCCATCAGCGGTCAAGCGCCGTCTGCGCCAGACGTATCGGACTCTCGATCCCATACAATTGCTTGCCACGATCCGCACGGCGCAGGAAGAGCTCGGCGAACGGATCGGCAAGCGCGGTCTTGCGAAGGTTCCCACCGTATCGCCGGCTGATCCGCTCTCGTTTGCCCGATCGCTCGGCACGGCGGCAAAAACCGCCGAAGTGCGGGGCACGCACCGCCGGCCGAAACGGCGATACAAAAAGCGTATTCGCATGCCCTCGAAGCTCGATCCCCATCTCGCGATCATCGAGAACTGGCTCGCCGTCGAGCCACAGCTCACTGCACTGGCCATCGTGGGCAGGCTCGCCACGATCGATCCTTCGATGTTCAGCGACAAGCAGCATTCGATCGTTCAGCGCCTGCTTCGGTCCCTCCGGCGGAAGGTGGCGGAGACTGCCATCGTATCCATGCCCGTGGATGAAATACGGCCCGAGGCTGTGGACGGCGCTGCGTGTGATGAGCACTCCGCCCCGCCCACAGCCTCTCCACCGAGTTGGCCGCGGCTCGAGACCGGTCTGGGGCAGTTCGTAGACCTTCATCCCGGGTAACATTACTTCCTGAGGCAATACGCGGGGCAAATTTGCAAACGATGACGTAATTGCGGTCGGCGCCCGCGGCTCGAAAGGTCCGCTATCTTCAAGCCTTCCCGCAATCTCGCGAATCGGAGGGGGCTATGAAGCAATATGTTGGGCTGGATGTCTCGCAAAGAGAAACGTCAGTATGTGTGGTCGACGAAGTGGGTCAGGTCTTGTTCGAGGGAAAGGCCAAGTCCGACCCGGGGGCGCTCACGGCACTACTTCGCAAGCGGGCGCCACAGGCGGAGCGCATCGGATTTGAGACCGGGGCGATGGCGAGTTGGCTATGGCATGAACTTCGTAGGGTTGATCTTCCGGTGGTCTGCATCGACGCGCGGCATGCCCACGCGGCTTTGTCCGTACGCATGAACAAGAGCGATCGGAATGATGCTCGAGGTCTGGCCGAATTGGTGCGGGTTGGCTGGTATCGAGAAGTCAAAGTCAAGAGTGAGGAAAGTCAGAAGATCCGCGCGATACTCATCGCGAGATCTCGGCTCGTGGCCATTCGTCGAGATATCGAGAACCAGGTCCGCAGTCTAATCAAAGAATACGGTTGCTCTTCCCACGCGCGATCGGACTGAAGTTTCGCAATCAGGTCTGCGAGCTATTGGGCGAAGATCATCAACTCCTCGGTGTGATCGCGCCGCTTCTGTCGATCCATGAGCAGATCTGCAAGCAGCAAAGCAAGTTCGACGACGAAGTCCGCCAGTTGGCGAAGTCGGATGAGACGACGCGCCGCCTGATGACGGTTCCTGGTGTCGGCGTGGTGACCGCCTTGGCCTTCCGCCATACGATCGACGACCCATCGCGCTTCCGATCGGCATCAAGCGTCGGCGCCTATCTGGGTCTTACGCCCCGACGAAACCAGTCTGGTGAAACTGACATCAACGGCAAGATATCACGATGGGGCGACCGTCTTCTCCGAACGTACCTGTACGAGGCGGCGACCGTCCTGCTTTATCGAACGAAGAAATGGTCCTCTCTCAAGGCTTGGGGCATGAAGCTCGCCAATCGGATTGGCATGCGAAAGGCAAAGGTCGCCATCGCGCGCAAAATCGCCATCGTTCTTCACTGTATCTGGGTCGACGGCACATCGTTCGACTGGGGCCAGGCGAAGGAAGCCTGATCCGATCTTGTAAAGTTCCTGGTCCGGGCTGCCGGACTGGCGATGTCCCGCTGGGAACGGTGTTGTGGCGACCTCGGTCAATCGGCTGGTGGCGGCTCGTCCGCACTCCGCTGCAAACGTTGAGGCGCCCGACCCGGACATCATCATGAGGCGCTGCGCGACCTCGGAAAGGACCGTGACCCCAGCGAAGACATCAACCAGCCCCGGCGATCCAATGCCTGGCCGGCAAAGCACGTATCAGCCGCGCCCGCGCCGTCTCCGGTCGAGTCGCCCGGGGGAATTTCACCCCCAGGCGCTCACGAATCCGGACGTGAAGCTCGCGCTTCATCCGGCTTCTATCATCCAGCCGTTGGTCTGATGCCGACTTTCCACAGATACAGCAGGCTTGGCGCTCGTTTTGCGAGACGTCCTAGCCAGGATATGGCCGCAGTTTTCCGGCGCTTGAACCTTTTATATTTCCCCATCACCCACCGGGTGAGCACCATGTTGACGTGACGAAGGACGTTGACGCACTCCGAGCGGTAAAACCGCCCGTAGTAGTTCAGCCATCCTCTCGCGACAGGGTCGATCAGTTTGGCTAGGTCTTCCAGCGTTTGGTTGCTCCTGCTTGTCACCCGCCATTCGCGGATAGCCTGCCGGATTCCCTTGGCTGCCTTGCGGCTGATGGCCGGTGCGAAGCTGACAAACTTCTCACCCTTGCTGTCCCGAGCTTTGCGCGGCCGGAACGTGTAGCCGAGGAAGTCGAACGTGATTTGCTCGTACCCTCCGCTCCGATTGTTGTCCTTGCAGTAGACGATCCGGGTTTTCTCCGGGTGGAGTTCCAGACCGCACTCGGCAAGGCGATTACGGATCGCTCCCAGTACGGCTTTGGCCTCCTCCTCACTCCAGCAATGGACGATCGCATCATCAGCGAATCTTTCGAAGCGCAGGTGTGAGAAGGTCCGTTGCATCCATGCATCGAAACAATAATGCATGAAGAGATTGGAGAGTACGGGCGAGACGACAGAACCCTGAGGGGTTCCTCGTGTTCGCTCGTCGCGGGTCCCGTCTTTCCGCTCCACGGTGGCTTGCAGCCACCGTCTGACGTAGAGACGAACCCAGCCCAATTCCACATGGTGGGCTACAGCTTTTTCCATCAGGTCCCATGGAATCGTATCGAAGAACGACTTGATGTCCAAGTCTATGACCCAATCGAATTTCCAGCAGCGCTCGCGCGCCTTCCCCACCGCATCGAGCGCAGAGCGTCCGGGCCGATAGCCGTAAGAGTCGGGGTGGAAGACTGGCTCCACTTCCTTTTCTATGACCATCTTTGCGACCGTCTGGGCCACTCGGTCTCCGACGGCGGGAATGCCGAGTTTCCTGACACTCTTGCCATCGGATTTGGGGATTTCCACGAGACGAACAGGCGGTGGAAAATACGTCCCCGACGACATGCGATTCCAGACCTTGTAGAGATTCCTCTTCAGGTCCTTTTCGAACGCCGCGACGGAGACGCCATCCACGCCCGCGGCCCCTTGGTTTGCTTTGACCTGTTTCCAAGCCTGCCAAACAAGGTGCTTGGAGATATCATACGGCTTTGCCTCGGACATCAGTTCATCCCCATTGCGGGTTGGCTGTTGTCGTTGGCCAGATGATCGGGTCCCTTCGCTCCACCTGCATTACCAGGCTTCATCACTACTGCGAACCCGTCCGCCCCTGCGCCGTGCATCGGTACTCTCCCCTCAGCGGTGCTGCCGCTTTCAGGTTCTCCCTTGGCATCACGACACAGGTTCCCACGTTCCGTGTAAGAGCCTGCCATCAGGATCGCGCCGCCTCTACACCGGTCGTCACCCATCCAGTAACCAGGCTCCCGATAGGCTTGCTCCCAAGGAAGGGTTGAACCCTTGGTTTCGACAACGTCTGTACTGGTTTTCGATGCTTCATCGGCGGTTCGCTTCCGCTCGCCTTCCTGAGGCTTACCTGACGGGCTTGCGCCCGCCTTTTCCAACAACGCTCACCACCTCGACCGTTGTGTCGAAGCAGCTTGTGGTGGTTTGGACTCTGATCCTGCAATCCGAGCCCGAGGGGCCTACCCTCATCTCTTGCACAGCAAGGCTGCTTGAAGGCTTTAGGTCAATTGATCTACCTCCTTCTTCGCGCCGTCGTGGCGCACCAACCCGGACCAGCTCCGACGGCGCGAGCACTACCTCCGTGCCGTGGGCGAGTTCAGAAATGTAAGCTTGACAACAAACCGCAATTAAAGGGCCGATTGACAGGCCTGATGGGGACGCTGCTGCGCTACCCCTACGAAGTGCGCGATCCGAAGGAGTATTTCGACGAAATCGATGACGTCAAAGTCACCAAGGATATGCTCGAACTGGCCCGGCACATCGTCGAGCAGAAGGCCGGCAACTTCGAACCCGACAAGTTCGAAGACCAGTACGAAACGGCGCTGGTCGATCTCATCAACCAGAAGCGAGCGGGCAAGCCGATCACTCCGAAGGAGCGCCCGCGCGGCGAGAACGTCGTCGATCTGATGGACGCGCTGCGCAAGAGCGTCGGCGGCGCGGCGAAAGTCGGCGTGAAGTATCCGGTGACGCCTGCCGCCGGGTGCCCGGACCGGCTCCGGCGTTGGCGAACAGCCGGGCCTCCGGCACCGTGTCGGTGACGTCGTCTGGCAACGGCCAGGTCAGCCCCGCCGCCTCGAACCGGCGGATCGTCAACCGCACCGTCGAAGGGGCCGTGCCGACCCGCCGCGCAATCTCGCGGGTCGGCATCCCGGCCGACTTCAATCTGATCACATCGCGCACATGGCGCATCGCAAACCTCTCCGTCGGCATCCAGGTCCCCTTCGCAAAGCCGAAAGGCGGGACCGTATCGGAGCCAGAAGAGGCCTCGTCACCCCGGGCGACATCATCCCGGATTGGTGGGCGACATCGAGCGGAATCAGCATACTGTATAGCGCGACATGTATGGAACGGCCCGCGGGCGCAAGAGCTTTCTCAGTCGACTTCACACATGGGAGCGGTGCGGTCATGTATACGGCCTGTAAAGCGCGGCGCATGACCGCTGGCCTCGATGAAGTCCGCGACACAAGGGGCTAAATCAATCAGACGCGCTTGAAGCGCATTGTCGCGCCAGCCTCACTCGTGTCGGGATTTCGTCCCGTGGGTTCATCGCCTGTTATTGCTCCTTGCCCTCTGCCGGCCCGCGCCGGTCAGATCTCTTTGACAACTGCTGTATTCATCAAGCGGCAGGCGTAGTCGTCGCTAGCGTCTCCGGATGCCGATAAATCCCACCCCTGTTCAAGAGCGCCCAGGCAATTCGCGCTGTCTTGTTGGCCAGTGCGACCGCTGCCACCTTGTACGGACGTCTGGCGAGCAGCGACTTCAACCATGGCGGCGCCCGATCAGCCTTCCGGGCAATTCGCAGGACGGATGTCGCCCCAAGAACGAGGAGGCTCCGAAGTTCGGGGTTTCCCATCTTCGAGATTCGCCCCATCCGCTCCTTGCCCCCACTCGAATGCTGTCGCGGCGTCAGTCCCAGCCAGGCAGCAAAGTGACGAGCGGATTTGAAGCCGCCGGGATCTGGCACCAGCGCCTTGATGGTCGCCGCTGTAATGGCTCCAATGCCGGGGATGGTAGTCAGTCGGCGCATGTCCTTGTCGGTCCTTGCCGCAGCAACAATGGCTCGCTCGAGCTTGTCAATCTGGTCCGCCTGAGCCTCGATCTGATCGGCAACTGCCGTCAGCGCGAAGCGCGCTGCCGCAGGCAAGCGGATATCTGCTACATCCCGTACGATTGCAACCAACGCCTCGACCTTTGTCCGGCCGGCGGCGGCAATGATGCCCAACTCAGCCAGATGCGAGCGCAGGGCGTTGATCGTCTGCGTTTGCTGTTTCACCAGAAGTGCGCGACTCTTCAGGACCATCGTTCCGGCTTGTTGCTCGGCCGTTTTGATCGGAACGAAGCGCATGGTCTTGCGAGTCACGGCTTCGCTGATGGCCTCGGCATCCGCCGCATCCGTTTTTCCACGCTTCAGTAGAGTCGAGGAGAGGCGCGGTGATGCGCTTGTTGCGCGTTCCGTTTCCTCTCCCCGCTCATCAAACCGGACGTGCAGTTTTCCCGCATCCGGCTTTCCGACAGGTTTTGTCACAAGGCGCACGTCGGCGACACTTTGCGCACGCGGTTCAGCACAAGTACGCCAGGGTTCCCATGGATCCGATCAGAGAACCGTCTGACGCCACGTCCTGGCGTCTTATGTCGTCTGCGCAGAAAGGCGAGCACGCGGTCGAAGACGTGTCGATCAACGGCCTGATGAGCCGTAGCAAGAGAGCCATAGCTGAAGTAAGCGGACCAGCCGCGCAGAAGGCGGTTCAGTCGTGCTTGTACTTCGGGCCAAGCGCCCTTGTTGCCCGGCGTCAGCAGTACGCTGACCTTCCTCTTGATCCGCAGCACGCTTTTCTTGGACGGAGCCGCGCCAAGATACCACCGTCCCCCATTGCGGAAGCGGCGGGGTCCGAGCGTGTACCCAAGGAAGTCAAAGCTTTCCAATCGGGCATTCTTCACCGAGGTTTTAGTCTCGTTGAGCGTCAACCCAAGCTTGGTCATCACCGCTTTCGTCCACGTCAATGCTTCCTCCGCGTGGCCGCGGCTGAGAATGACGAAGTCGTCGGCATAGGAGATAACCTGGGCATGGAATGCTTCACGCCGACCGCTGAGACGCCAATGCTTCAGGAACCGGTTCATGTAGATGACGGAGAGCAGCGGACTGATGACACCGCCCTGTGGCGTGCCACGCTTGTTGCTCTTACCGCCGCTCATGCACCGTTTCCCGTCGCTATCCCGCTCCTCGACCGGTACTCGCAGCCATAACTTAATCAGCCGCAGCACATTCCGGTCAACGATGCGTCGGGCCACCGATTTGAGGAGGTCCGAATGCGGGATCGTGTCGAAGTATTTCGACAGATCGGCGTCAACAACGTCCGTGTAGCCCCGGCACACAAGCCGGTGCACTTCCTTGACTGCATCGACCGCGTTACGACGCGGGCGATATCCATAAGCACCGTCCTCAAAATCCGCCTCGAAGATCGGTTCCAGCACGATCTTTGCGGCAGCTTGGACGACCCGGTCCCGGATTGTTGGGATACCGAGTGGACGTTCGCCGCCGCCGGGCTTCGGGATCATCACCCGCCGCACCGGATCGGGCCGGTAAGTCTTCGTGACGAGTTCATCGCGCAGGCCGGCCAACCATGCTTCGAGTCCCGACGCGTCGATTTGCTCGAAAGTTGTTCCGTCCACTCCTGGCGCACCCGCGTTGGCGCGGGCCAGCTTGTAGGCATGGCTCAGAATGTCCTCGCGGCAGATCTTGTCGTACAGCACATAGAAACGGAAGGCAGGCTCCGCCTTCGCCTTGCAATAAAGCTTTCTCTGAAGGCTCCTGATCTTATCGGGCGTTTGTAGGCTCATCGCCAATCGACCCATTCCCTCGCCATCTTCAAAAGCGCACCTGAAGTCAGGGTCCTTTCCTCCGCCGGAATTACCCGGTTTCATCAGTACTACGACCCTGTCCGACTCCCGTCCGGTCCATCGACTACTCGATGCTGAAGGCGCGACCTTCGACCAAGACGGGTCTCCCCCGATTACCCGCACTACCTTTCCGGCGTGCCGTGCCCATTACCCCGGTGAACCGGACAGGTGCATGCGTCGATTGCTTCCCTGTCAGCGCGGCCTTCCCCGCCATACGATCGGGTCGGCATTCACATCGTAACTTTCGAGGCGTGCTCAGGCTTCACTCACGTTACGGCCCGCTGGATTGCTCGGCCGCCAAAAGCGACCTTTGTCACGAGGCTTCGATCCGTCCGATTGCTCGTCCAAACCGCTCGTCAGCTACCAGATCAATCGACAATTCTCTGGGTGGATCCTTCCTCCACTGGTAATGCGCGCCGTCGGGGCGCACCAAACGGCTTGACGTAAGCTGGTGGGATCAGCCGCACTTCATGGCCGAGAGTTGCAATCTCGCGTGCCCAATAGTGAGCGCTGCCACAGGCTTCTATTCCGACAAGGCAGGCCGGCTGCTTCGAGAAGAAATGCAGGACCTCGCTGCGCCGTAGTCTCCGGTTGAACACCGGCGAGCCATCGGCACCCGCGCCGTGAACTTGAAAAATGTGCTTCGCCAAATCCAACCCGATGGTGCTAACCTGCTTCATGGAACGGTCCCTCCTTGTGGCGTTCGAACAACGACCACGTTTTAGCACGATGATGCTGTCGGAGCGGGCCGTTCCACCACATCAATCAGGATGAGAGTGGCGCGTCAATCAAGATGAGACAAGGCAGCCGAGTGGGCGGATCATTGACGCTGGCCGCGGGTTTGGCAAGGCTTGATTGACGCTGCGCGACAATCACGCAGGATTGCCAGCGTCAATCGTTGCCTTGTCGAGTTCGTTGGGGGTCGTATGAACGGGCGGCCGGCCTGGACCGCGCTTGCGATCGAGGGCAACTTTTCGACGGTAACTTTCGACGTTCATCTCGAGGATCGTGGCGTGGTGGACCAAACGATCGATGGCAACCAACGTCATTGCCTGGTCCGGGAAGATACGCCCCCATTCGCCAAATGGCTGATTGGCCGTGATCAGCAGCGAGCGTCGTTCGTAGCGGGCGGCGATCAACTCGAACAGCACACTGGTTTCCGCCTGATCCTTGCTCACATATGTGATGTCGTCGAGGATCAGGAGGTCATAGCGATCGAGTTTGGCGATCGCGGACTCCAGCGCCAGCTCGCGCCGCGCGACCTGCAGCCGTTGCACCAGATCAGTGGTGCGCGCGAAGAGAACGCGCCAACCGTTCTCGACGAGAGCCAGGCCGATCGCCGTGCCGAGATGGGTCTTGCCGCCGCCCGGTGGACCGAACAAGAGCAAATTGGCGCCGGCCTTCAACCAGGCGTCGCCAGCGGCGAGCGCCATCGCCTGTGCCTTTGATAGCATCGGCACACTTTCGAAGTCGAAGGTGGCGAGCGTCTTGCCGGCGGGCAAACGCGCTTCCACCATGTGTCGCTCGATCCGACGGCGGGTGCGATCGGCCGCCTCGTGCTCGGCAAGGGCGGCGAGGAAGCGGGCGGCAGGCCACCCTTCCTTGTCCGACTGTGCAGCGAGCTTCGGCCAGATCGCCTTGACGCCCGGCAGGCGGAGCTCATTGAGAAGCAGCTCGACACGGGCAGTATCGACGGAGGTAGCGATACCAGTCATGCAGCCTCTCCCAGGTTCGAGCGGCCTGACATGACGCTGACGCAGGCGAGTTCATCGTAGACGTCGAGCGGCGCCAGCTTGACGGCGACTCGCGGGATCGAGGCCGCCTCAGGTCGGAAGCGGTCGCGCAGAGCGGCAAGATCGGGTAACTGTCCGGCGTCCAGATCCATCGCGATCACCTCGGCGAGTTCTGCTTCGCAGGCGCGCTCGTGAGCCAGCGCCAGAAGCTCGACCGTCACCTTGCAAGCGCGCCGGTCATCACCATGCTCCCGCAAGGTCTCGAACAGACGTTTGTAAGCTGCACGCGGGAAGAGTTGGTCGCGATAAACGAGATTGAGGAGCGCCATTGGCTTGCGCCGCAGGGCATGGATGACGTGCCGGTAATCCACAACATGACCGCCCTGGCGCTCGGACACAGGCCGACCGCGCCGCAGCGTCACGACCGGCGTGACACCAACGAAGCATTCGAGCCGGTCGTCGAAGATGCGCACACGCAGGCGATGGCCGATCAATCTTGAAGGCACGGTGTAGAACACGCGCCGCAGGATGAAGCCGCCTGACGACGTCACCGGGATCACTTTCTCCTCAAAGTCGGTCGTGCGGCCTTTTGGCAGCGGCGCCAAGGCCTCCTTCTCGAGCGCGATCGGTTTGGCGACGTTGGCGTTGCGCCGGCCGACAATCTCGTCGACAAAAGCACGGTAGGCATCGAGACTGGCGAAGTCGCGCGTCCCTCGCAGCAACAGCGCATCTTCCAGTGCCCGCTTGAGATGGCCGTGCGCGCTCTCGATCGAGCCGTTCTCATGTGCGATGCCCGCATTGTTGCGCGTTGGCGCCATGCCATAGTGGCCCATCAGCCCGGCGTAGCGCTGCGTCAGATCCTCCCGTGCGTCGGCGGCCAGATTGCGGAACGCTGCCGACAGGCTGTCGCTGCGATGCTCCCGCGGCACGCCGCCAAGCGCCCACAGCGCGTTCTGCAAGCCCTCCGCCAGGGCGACGAAGCTTTCGCCGCCGAGCACGACATGGGCATGCTCGAAGCCGGAGAACGCCAACCGGAAGTGATAGAGCCGGTGATCGAGCGGCTCACCCGCGATGGTAATACCGAGCGCGCTCACGTCGGTGAAGTCGGACAGACCCAGGCGACCGGGCTCGTGCTGCTGGCGGAAGATCACGTCTTGTTCTGGGCCGTTGAGCGCCCGCCAGGCGTTGATGCGCCGCTCCAGCGTGCGGCGGATGTTCGGGTTCAACTCGTGATGCCGTCGGCGCAGCTCGTCCAGCACGCCGATCACGCGGATGCCGGGCGCAGCCTTCAGGATCGGAACGATCTCGGCGTCCCAATAGGGCCCGAGCGGATCGGCCCGGCGCCGGCCCCTCGGCGTCTTCTTCTGTGAGGGCGGGCGACAATCGCCCTCGATTCGATACGCGCTTGCCTTCGAGAACCCCGCCTTGGCCGCGGCGGCCTCGCGGGACAGTGTCAATCGGTAGGTCATGTACAGCCTCATCTGGCGGTCGGTGATGTCAAGGCCAGGCAAGGCATCGATTCCCTCTTGTCGAGACGAATCAACAGCTTGCACCAGCCGCACCCGGCCGCCAGACGGGTCCAAAAACGCGCGACGCCGATGGGGACGGTCCTCCGGTCGGGCTGCGCCCTCCCTTCGGTCCGTCCCCATCGGCGCAGTCTCACCTTGATTGTCGCTGGCGTCTCACCCTGATCGCCGCCGCGCAATACTGGCCGATCTTGGGGGTGATCACATGTCTCGGCCTTGCTTTTAAACATCTAATCCGGCCTCTGATCGAGCAAGTCAACCGGAGAAGGCCCGGGACCAAAAGCCGCCCATGAGTAAGGGCGCCTCAGTTGGCGGCCTCTTTATTATCATCGTCGTCGTATTCAAATGACAGCTGAGTTGGGTCAAGAACGAATAGCGTCCTACGTCAGCTTACGCCGTTCGCTCTCAGCCCTATTCGCCGCCTCGAGCTGCCCTGCGATGTAGTCGGAGATATCGCCGATCTCAGCCTCCAAGTCCGCTTCCGGTATACCTTGTTCCTTGGCAGCATCGATGAGGCGGCGGCTCAGCTCGGCCACATCCTGCGACGCGCCGACAGTCCGATACTGTTCGACAGCGTGAACGCTA
This window harbors:
- the istB gene encoding IS21-like element helper ATPase IstB; translated protein: MTGIATSVDTARVELLLNELRLPGVKAIWPKLAAQSDKEGWPAARFLAALAEHEAADRTRRRIERHMVEARLPAGKTLATFDFESVPMLSKAQAMALAAGDAWLKAGANLLLFGPPGGGKTHLGTAIGLALVENGWRVLFARTTDLVQRLQVARRELALESAIAKLDRYDLLILDDITYVSKDQAETSVLFELIAARYERRSLLITANQPFGEWGRIFPDQAMTLVAIDRLVHHATILEMNVESYRRKVALDRKRGPGRPPVHTTPNELDKATIDAGNPA
- the istA gene encoding IS21 family transposase yields the protein MPGLDITDRQMRLYMTYRLTLSREAAAAKAGFSKASAYRIEGDCRPPSQKKTPRGRRRADPLGPYWDAEIVPILKAAPGIRVIGVLDELRRRHHELNPNIRRTLERRINAWRALNGPEQDVIFRQQHEPGRLGLSDFTDVSALGITIAGEPLDHRLYHFRLAFSGFEHAHVVLGGESFVALAEGLQNALWALGGVPREHRSDSLSAAFRNLAADAREDLTQRYAGLMGHYGMAPTRNNAGIAHENGSIESAHGHLKRALEDALLLRGTRDFASLDAYRAFVDEIVGRRNANVAKPIALEKEALAPLPKGRTTDFEEKVIPVTSSGGFILRRVFYTVPSRLIGHRLRVRIFDDRLECFVGVTPVVTLRRGRPVSERQGGHVVDYRHVIHALRRKPMALLNLVYRDQLFPRAAYKRLFETLREHGDDRRACKVTVELLALAHERACEAELAEVIAMDLDAGQLPDLAALRDRFRPEAASIPRVAVKLAPLDVYDELACVSVMSGRSNLGEAA